A window of Pseudomonas alcaliphila JAB1 genomic DNA:
TGCCATGAACCCCAACGAGAGAACGACTCGGGAAAAGCCCTTCTGCGCCAGCGAGCCAAGCAATATCTCTAAAAAAGGGCGACCCGCAATAGGAGCCATCGGCTTGGGTACATCGGCTACGACTTGCCGCAAGCGCGTGCCAAAACCGCCTGCAAGAACAATGGCCTCCATCATTCAGGGGCCTTGAATATGGCGCTTTCCACCAAACCGCACAGAATATGCCCCAGTACCAAATGTCCTTCCTGAATTTTGGGCGTATCCGCGCTTGGAACTTCCAGCAGGTGATCACACAGCTCACGAATTTGGCCGCCACGATTGCCCGTCAGACCTATGCAAACCAGCCCCCTAGTTCTGGCTTCCTTAAACGCTAGCAAGACATTGGCCGACTTACCGGACGTTGAATAACCAATAAACACATCGCCTTTCTGCCCATGCGCCTGCACCTGACGAGCAAAAAGATTCTCGTATCCGTAGTCGTTGCCAATGGCGGTCAGAATGGAGGTATCTGTTGTCAAGGCAATAGCCGGAAGCCCTGGACGATCGAAGGCAAAGCGACTGACAAGTTCACCAGCGATGTGCTGGGCATCAGCTGCACTACCGCCGTTGCCGGCCAGCAAAATTTTGCCACCCGAGCGAAAACACTCAATGCACGCGGCAGCCGCTTGCTCCAACTCGACTTGCAA
This region includes:
- a CDS encoding D-sedoheptulose 7-phosphate isomerase; the encoded protein is MQSYIHEKILEAQKVIQAMLLDLPLQVELEQAAAACIECFRSGGKILLAGNGGSAADAQHIAGELVSRFAFDRPGLPAIALTTDTSILTAIGNDYGYENLFARQVQAHGQKGDVFIGYSTSGKSANVLLAFKEARTRGLVCIGLTGNRGGQIRELCDHLLEVPSADTPKIQEGHLVLGHILCGLVESAIFKAPE